TTACTGTTTGGACGTTTAGAAATAGGGTAAATACTGCGTCACTGTCCATACGCATGCTCGAATCATTTTTATAATAAAGCCCTGGATGCAGCCCCATACAAAATGGAACCCATCTGCTCGTTACAAGTTGCGAAATCATCAAATTTATTAGATAATAATCTGTCGATTGTAGTCGAAGGAACGGATTTCAAGGGGGATTTAAGCAATGAGCAAGAGCAAGAGCAATAGTCATACATTTGACGAGCAGATTAATCGGCTCTCTACGGGATCAGAGAAATGGGATGCGCTTGAGGAGATTTTTGGTGTGACGGATGCACTCCCCATGTGGGTTGCTGATATGGATTTCGCCGCTCCACCATCGGTCATTCAGGCGTTGAAGACTCGAATGGAGCATGGGATTTTTGGCTATACGGTGCGGACAGATGCGTATCACGCAGCGCTATCGGGATGGATGGAGCGACGTCACCACTGGAGTATTAACGATGAATGGGTTGTATTCACCCCAGGTATTGTTCCTGCACTCAGTATTGCTGTCCAACGGTTCACCGAACCGGGAGATGCAGTAGTAATTCAGACTCCGGTGTATGCACCCTTCTATGAAGTAGTACGCGGTCAAGGCAGAGAACTGATGACCAATCCGTTGGTGGAGAACGATGAACATTACTCCATGGATCTGGAGCATCTGGAATCCTGCCTGAAGACGGGTCGGGTCAAAATGTTAATTCTGTGCAGTCCTCATAACCCGGTTGGACGGGTATGGACTCATGAAGAACTTCAAAGCCTTGCTGCTCTCTGCGTGCAATATAATGTAATCATCGTTTCGGATGAAATTCATGCCGATTTGGTCCACGAACGCGGTGCGCATACTCCGCTGGCCCTTATTTCTGAAGCTGTCGCTGAACTCAGCATCATCTGTACAGCACCAAGCAAAACGTTCAACATTCCGGGTCTCTGCACCTCCAATATCATCATTCCAAATGTCAAACTGCGGGAATCATTCATGCAGGGCGTGAAAACGATGGGACTTGCCAACATCAGCACGTTGGGAGCAGTTGCATCCGAAGCGGCCTACAACGGTGCTGAAGAATGGCTGGATGACTGCCTTGCCTATATCCGCGGAAATATGGAATACGTGCGGCAATATGTCGCAGAGCATATGCCGCAAATCGGAATCCGGCTTCCGGAAGCGACTTACCTGCTATGGATGGATTTCCGGAAGCTGAATATACCGCATGCGCAGCTCTGTACGATGCTGCTCAAAGAAGCGGGACTCGCTTTCAATGATGGAAGTATCTTCGGAGCAGAAGGCACAGGATTCATGCGCATGAATGTGGCCTGCCCACGTTCCACAGTGGAAGAAGCCATGCGCAGATTGTCTGTGCTGGTGGGCAGACTGTCGAGCAAGTAAGTTGAACTACGTTAAAACTATTGAATATGCTTACGAATTGGATACACCTTATTCCGAAGGTTAGCGTGAAATGGGAAAGCTAACGAACTTCAACCCCTTTATTATCGTTTGCATAGCAAAATTCTGTGAAAATACAGGCAATACGGGCGTATAAGGTGCCTACGATTCGTTACAACACCGAAACTGTAGAATTTCGTCTCATAGCGCGCGCTCGGTTCGTTAAAATATTGGTTTCGTTAACATTGCAAAAGGGGCTGTCACTGTAGTCAAATCCATGATTCATGTTCATGGTGGACTACTCGGACACCCCTTTTATATTGGAAAACGGTTTATACCCCATAAGTTATGAAATTGGCATTTGAACAATCCGATCGCATAACCTGTCCAGTAACTTACGGTCATGGCTAATGATTAATAGTCCCAGGTTGCGCTGACGCGCGATATTCATCACCGTATGCCAGATCTGGGCCTGTGTGATCGCGTCCAGCATGGTGGTCATCTCATCCGCAATGACGTAACGCGTCCCTGTACCGAGTGCGCGTGCAATACAGAATCGTTGCAATTCGCCGCCTGACAACTCACCAGGCCTGCGATCCAGCCAATTCGTCTGGATACCCAAGTCATCGAGCATCTCCTGATCCTCGATTGCCGCTTCCCCCAAGACACGGCGCATCCGCCAGCGAGGATTCACCGCTTTCTCCGGATGCTGGAATACAAGCTGAGCCGGACAGGCTCCGGTTTGCGGAAGCGACTTCCCATCCAGC
Above is a window of Paenibacillus sp. E222 DNA encoding:
- a CDS encoding ABC transporter ATP-binding protein, whose amino-acid sequence is MPLEVRNAGYRYGKDAWVFQNISMEVHQGEVVGLWGPSGCGKTSLGRILAGYMEPMAGQVLLDGKSLPQTGACPAQLVFQHPEKAVNPRWRMRRVLGEAAIEDQEMLDDLGIQTNWLDRRPGELSGGELQRFCIARALGTGTRYVIADEMTTMLDAITQAQIWHTVMNIARQRNLGLLIISHDRKLLDRLCDRIVQMPIS
- a CDS encoding MalY/PatB family protein; this encodes MSKSKSNSHTFDEQINRLSTGSEKWDALEEIFGVTDALPMWVADMDFAAPPSVIQALKTRMEHGIFGYTVRTDAYHAALSGWMERRHHWSINDEWVVFTPGIVPALSIAVQRFTEPGDAVVIQTPVYAPFYEVVRGQGRELMTNPLVENDEHYSMDLEHLESCLKTGRVKMLILCSPHNPVGRVWTHEELQSLAALCVQYNVIIVSDEIHADLVHERGAHTPLALISEAVAELSIICTAPSKTFNIPGLCTSNIIIPNVKLRESFMQGVKTMGLANISTLGAVASEAAYNGAEEWLDDCLAYIRGNMEYVRQYVAEHMPQIGIRLPEATYLLWMDFRKLNIPHAQLCTMLLKEAGLAFNDGSIFGAEGTGFMRMNVACPRSTVEEAMRRLSVLVGRLSSK